In one window of Rhodanobacter sp. FDAARGOS 1247 DNA:
- the rpoH gene encoding RNA polymerase sigma factor RpoH, whose amino-acid sequence MSQALVTANFPLPSVVGSLDAYISAVHRIPVLSSEEEQALSRDYLEEANLGAAKKLVMSHLRFVVHVARGYSGYGLQLADLIQEGNIGLMKAVKRFDPDQGVRLVSFAVHWIRAEMHEFILKNWRIVKVATTKAQRKLFFNLRKSKKRLGWMNAAEVSTVAKDLGVPEATVREMESRLSGRDIGFEAPADADDDAKPAPAAFLIDDGADPYENVADEDYADNQMQTLTDALSHLDKRSRDIIQRRWLDDDNKATLQDLADEYGVSAERIRQVEANAMKKMRGLFATA is encoded by the coding sequence CTGCGGTCCATCGGATTCCCGTGCTGAGCTCGGAAGAAGAGCAGGCGCTGTCGCGCGACTACCTCGAAGAGGCCAACCTGGGCGCCGCGAAGAAGCTGGTGATGTCGCACCTGCGTTTCGTGGTGCACGTGGCGCGCGGCTACAGCGGCTACGGCCTGCAGCTGGCCGACCTGATCCAGGAAGGCAACATCGGCCTGATGAAGGCGGTCAAGCGTTTCGACCCCGACCAGGGCGTGCGCCTGGTCAGCTTCGCGGTGCACTGGATTCGTGCCGAGATGCACGAGTTCATCCTGAAGAACTGGCGCATCGTGAAGGTCGCCACCACCAAGGCGCAGCGCAAGCTGTTCTTCAACCTGCGCAAGAGCAAGAAGCGCCTGGGCTGGATGAACGCGGCGGAAGTCAGCACGGTGGCGAAGGATCTGGGCGTGCCCGAGGCCACGGTGCGCGAGATGGAGTCGCGCCTGTCCGGCCGCGACATCGGTTTCGAGGCTCCGGCCGACGCCGATGACGACGCCAAGCCGGCGCCGGCGGCGTTCCTGATCGACGACGGCGCCGACCCGTACGAGAACGTGGCCGACGAGGACTACGCCGACAACCAGATGCAGACGCTGACCGATGCGCTGAGCCATCTGGACAAGCGTTCGCGCGACATCATCCAGCGCCGCTGGCTGGACGACGACAACAAGGCCACGCTGCAGGATCTGGCCGACGAGTACGGCGTTTCCGCCGAGCGCATCCGCCAGGTCGAGGCGAACGCGATGAAGAAGATGCGCGGGCTGTTCGCCACCGCATGA
- a CDS encoding S41 family peptidase, with product MRPTSRIPLALLLATPLALALPASHAQDAPAGSASVAAPVDLPATSSTATSAPSAVDLDDIRNFSRVYEVVRQAYVEKVDDKTLMKAAITGMLAGLDPHSEYLDKDGLTQLNEDTTGEYSGLGIEVLQVDGGLRIVSPIDDTPAARAGIKPGDNIVKINGTLIDAQNVDDMFRQLRGKPGSKIELTVVHPNSDKLVDLQLVRENISVSSIKVRELEPGYAYVRISQFQEDTASDLEHKLAELIRKNGAPRGAVLDLRNNPGGLLTAAVGVSDDFLDAGVIVTTRGRLQDANMSFKAHPGDQLDGAPLIVLTNNGTASAAEIVSGALKDNHRALIMGQRTFGKGVVQTVLPLDADHAVKITTARYYTPNGTSIQAEGIKPDIALADLTVNKADSGPVLISSEADLPNHLANENAATGTDINNDGSAADAKLATSDYALSQALNVLKGMALRQPAAVRR from the coding sequence ATGCGTCCAACCTCCCGTATCCCGCTCGCCCTGCTGCTGGCCACTCCGCTTGCGTTGGCGCTGCCGGCCAGCCACGCCCAGGACGCGCCCGCCGGCAGCGCCAGCGTCGCCGCCCCGGTCGACCTGCCCGCCACCAGCAGCACGGCGACCAGTGCGCCGAGCGCGGTGGACCTCGATGACATCCGCAACTTCAGCCGCGTCTATGAGGTGGTGCGCCAGGCGTACGTGGAGAAGGTCGACGACAAGACCCTGATGAAGGCCGCGATCACCGGCATGCTGGCCGGGCTCGATCCGCACAGCGAATACCTGGACAAGGACGGCCTGACCCAGCTCAACGAGGACACCACCGGCGAATACAGCGGGCTGGGCATCGAGGTGCTGCAGGTCGACGGCGGCCTGCGCATCGTCTCGCCGATCGACGACACGCCGGCCGCGCGCGCCGGGATCAAGCCCGGCGACAACATCGTCAAGATCAACGGCACGCTGATCGATGCGCAGAACGTGGACGACATGTTCCGCCAGCTGCGCGGCAAGCCAGGCAGCAAGATCGAGCTGACTGTCGTGCATCCGAACAGCGACAAGCTGGTCGACCTGCAGCTGGTGCGCGAGAACATCTCGGTGAGCAGCATCAAGGTGCGCGAGCTGGAACCCGGCTACGCCTATGTGCGGATCAGCCAGTTCCAGGAAGACACCGCCAGCGACCTCGAGCACAAGCTGGCCGAACTGATCAGGAAGAACGGCGCGCCAAGGGGCGCGGTGCTCGACCTGCGCAACAACCCGGGCGGCCTGCTCACTGCCGCAGTCGGCGTCAGCGACGACTTCCTCGACGCCGGCGTCATCGTCACCACCCGCGGCCGTCTGCAGGACGCCAACATGAGCTTCAAGGCGCACCCCGGCGACCAGCTCGATGGCGCCCCGCTGATCGTGCTGACCAACAACGGCACCGCCTCGGCCGCCGAAATCGTCTCCGGCGCGCTGAAGGACAACCATCGCGCCCTGATCATGGGCCAGCGCACGTTCGGCAAGGGCGTGGTGCAGACCGTGCTGCCGCTGGACGCCGACCACGCCGTGAAGATCACCACCGCGCGCTACTACACGCCGAACGGCACCTCGATCCAGGCCGAAGGGATCAAGCCCGACATCGCGCTGGCCGACCTCACCGTCAACAAGGCCGACAGCGGCCCGGTGCTGATCAGTTCGGAAGCCGACCTGCCCAACCATCTGGCCAACGAGAACGCGGCGACCGGCACCGACATCAACAACGACGGCAGCGCCGCCGATGCAAAACTGGCCACCAGCGACTACGCCCTGTCGCAGGCACTGAACGTGCTGAAGGGCATGGCACTGCGCCAGCCCGCGGCGGTACGGCGCTAG